From a single Paenibacillus sp. FSL W8-0426 genomic region:
- a CDS encoding chemotaxis protein, producing MTRVAVMVIHGLGMQKEDYADTLISRLNKEFDQVMVLPGAAAACLDIEPVFWADVFAEKEEELYQKLVKDQGLNYQLLRRFIIHYLADAVAYQPVENHGHHYDAVHATLSRAMHALSGRNGPETPLCVIAHSLGAVIASNFFYDLQFPSDRVPSIIDPNSALERGDTLTAFYSFGTTLPLWSLRYHEFNRPIAVPSPLADTYLPGISGEWVNFYDRNDILGYPLKPIDPAYEAAVKEDIEIHAGGWLVQWSPLSHSGYFDSSTMNRRIAQGLARIWTWVNRS from the coding sequence ATGACACGCGTGGCGGTAATGGTCATTCACGGACTGGGCATGCAAAAGGAGGATTATGCCGATACCTTGATCTCCCGGCTGAACAAAGAATTCGATCAGGTCATGGTATTGCCTGGGGCGGCTGCCGCCTGCCTCGATATCGAGCCGGTGTTTTGGGCGGATGTGTTTGCCGAAAAAGAGGAGGAGCTTTACCAAAAGCTTGTCAAGGACCAAGGGTTGAATTATCAGCTTTTGCGCCGCTTCATCATTCACTATCTGGCGGACGCCGTGGCTTATCAGCCTGTAGAAAACCATGGGCATCATTACGATGCCGTACATGCCACGTTATCCAGAGCCATGCACGCCTTATCCGGCCGCAATGGCCCGGAAACGCCGCTTTGCGTCATCGCACACAGCTTGGGGGCGGTGATCGCCAGCAATTTTTTCTATGATCTGCAATTTCCTTCCGACCGGGTGCCCAGCATCATTGATCCCAATTCTGCGCTGGAACGCGGAGATACGTTAACCGCCTTTTATTCCTTTGGAACAACGCTGCCGCTCTGGAGCCTGCGATATCACGAATTCAATCGGCCCATTGCCGTGCCGTCTCCCCTGGCGGATACCTATCTTCCAGGCATATCAGGGGAATGGGTGAACTTTTATGATCGGAACGATATTTTGGGTTATCCGCTCAAACCGATCGATCCTGCCTATGAAGCGGCAGTCAAGGAGGACATCGAGATCCATGCGGGAGGATGGCTTGTCCAATGGAGTCCGCTTAGCCACAGCGGTTATTTTGACAGCAGTACGATGAATCGCAGGATTGCGCAAGGGTTGGCACGGATCTGGACATGGGTGAATCGATCGTAG
- a CDS encoding YkgJ family cysteine cluster protein — MECRTGCAACCIAISISSPIPGMEGGKPAGVRCVQLTDDNRCRLFGREERPAVCGELQASMEMCGSTDQEAFDILTWLERETSPIGQ; from the coding sequence ATGGAATGCAGGACAGGTTGCGCCGCATGCTGCATCGCTATTTCCATCAGTTCACCGATTCCAGGTATGGAAGGCGGCAAACCTGCGGGGGTACGCTGCGTGCAGCTGACGGATGACAACCGATGCCGCTTGTTTGGGCGCGAGGAACGGCCTGCCGTATGCGGCGAGCTGCAAGCTTCGATGGAGATGTGCGGCAGTACGGACCAGGAGGCATTCGACATTTTGACCTGGCTGGAACGGGAGACGTCCCCCATCGGACAATAG
- a CDS encoding MFS transporter, protein MRIPRQITSEIRGWSRNIQLFFLASLLYQIGNGMFSVLYNLYIQGLGYNDTMNGQIISVQSLATAIMFVPIGLCGDRFSRKLLLIAGALFSGIFLVGRSFDYSDSGQMWFAVCSGLFAAVFQVLAIPFLAENVKKSERLKMFSYYSSLVLASQVLGSLGGGVLADLFHSMGMAKVAGLQTVLIAGGIATFAAFIPLLFVTENKELPSASEPEPLSSAAGPDTSGYKDRHPASINPEKAMLKKDSRLIGQFVVTQLLIGFGSGLVVPYLNLYFTNRFSVSVSGMSLLISLGQIMTIVSMLIGPTLAAKVGSVRAVVLFQVMSLPFLLLTGFTNLLFVASVSFLFRQALMNAANPIHSAILVDKVSDERRGIANSLMQTAFMIGWATMGPVQSYLVTTYGTYWGYAVTFSITGGLYVLSSLLYFMMFREPKPSAKSLYKFNT, encoded by the coding sequence TTGAGAATTCCACGACAAATTACATCTGAAATTCGGGGTTGGTCCCGCAACATCCAGCTTTTTTTTCTGGCAAGCCTGCTGTACCAGATCGGAAACGGCATGTTTTCCGTCCTGTATAACTTATATATTCAGGGGCTTGGCTACAACGATACGATGAACGGCCAAATCATTAGCGTGCAATCGCTCGCAACGGCGATCATGTTCGTGCCGATCGGGCTGTGCGGCGACCGCTTCAGCCGCAAGCTGCTGCTGATTGCCGGCGCGCTGTTCAGCGGCATTTTTTTGGTCGGGCGCTCGTTCGACTACTCGGATAGCGGCCAGATGTGGTTCGCGGTATGCTCCGGCCTGTTCGCAGCCGTGTTTCAGGTGCTGGCCATTCCTTTTCTGGCCGAAAACGTGAAAAAGAGCGAACGGCTCAAAATGTTCAGTTATTATTCATCCTTGGTTCTGGCTTCACAGGTGCTCGGCAGCTTGGGCGGCGGAGTGCTTGCCGATCTGTTTCATTCCATGGGCATGGCCAAGGTCGCCGGTCTGCAGACCGTGCTGATCGCTGGCGGCATCGCCACCTTTGCTGCGTTCATCCCGCTGTTATTTGTCACGGAAAACAAGGAGCTGCCTTCGGCTTCCGAGCCTGAGCCGCTTTCTTCTGCAGCTGGACCGGACACGTCCGGATACAAGGATCGTCATCCAGCATCGATCAACCCTGAGAAGGCAATGCTCAAGAAGGATTCTCGACTGATCGGTCAGTTTGTTGTTACGCAGCTGTTGATCGGCTTTGGCTCCGGACTTGTCGTGCCTTACCTGAACCTGTATTTCACCAACCGTTTCTCGGTATCCGTGAGCGGCATGAGTCTGCTTATTTCGCTCGGGCAGATCATGACGATTGTGTCGATGCTCATCGGACCTACGCTGGCAGCCAAAGTTGGCAGCGTTCGTGCCGTCGTGCTCTTTCAGGTCATGTCGCTGCCGTTTCTGCTGCTGACCGGTTTCACCAACCTGCTGTTCGTTGCTTCGGTGAGCTTCTTGTTCCGGCAAGCGCTCATGAATGCGGCCAACCCGATCCACTCGGCGATCCTTGTGGACAAAGTATCCGACGAGCGGCGCGGCATTGCCAATTCCCTGATGCAAACCGCCTTTATGATCGGCTGGGCCACGATGGGCCCTGTGCAATCTTATCTGGTCACCACGTACGGAACATACTGGGGGTATGCCGTCACGTTCAGCATTACGGGCGGGTTATACGTGCTCTCGTCCTTGCTATACTTCATGATGTTCAGAGAGCCCAAACCTTCGGCCAAGAGCCTGTACAAATTCAACACATAA
- a CDS encoding O-methyltransferase has protein sequence MNHPHESVSQQTWTQVDEYLNHILIPSDPLLEKALLANAQADLPTIDVTPNQGRLLQLLLSIQHAERVLEIGTLGGYSTIWMARALPEHGRIVTLESEPHHAEVARTNLERAGLAGKVDMRVGPALTTLPDVCEDYREPFDFVFIDADKPSNPDYLRWALRMTRPGSLIVGDNVVRNGEVADKHSTDPRVQGVRTFLDMIGNHPRLEATALQTVGSKGYDGFVIARVI, from the coding sequence ATGAACCATCCGCATGAATCTGTCTCACAGCAAACCTGGACGCAAGTTGACGAATATCTCAATCATATCCTGATCCCGTCTGATCCTTTGTTGGAAAAAGCACTGCTTGCCAATGCCCAGGCCGACTTGCCGACCATTGACGTAACCCCGAATCAGGGACGATTGCTGCAGCTGCTGCTGAGCATTCAGCATGCCGAACGCGTGCTGGAAATCGGCACGTTGGGCGGATACAGCACGATCTGGATGGCTCGGGCACTGCCGGAGCATGGGCGGATCGTCACATTGGAATCGGAGCCCCATCACGCCGAGGTCGCTCGCACCAATCTTGAGCGTGCAGGACTCGCAGGCAAAGTTGACATGCGCGTCGGACCTGCGCTAACGACCTTGCCGGACGTGTGCGAAGACTACCGCGAGCCCTTTGACTTCGTTTTTATCGACGCGGACAAACCGAGTAACCCGGACTATCTCCGGTGGGCACTGCGCATGACCCGTCCGGGCAGCCTGATCGTTGGAGACAACGTCGTCCGAAACGGCGAAGTTGCCGATAAACACAGTACCGATCCGCGCGTGCAAGGCGTGCGTACCTTCCTGGACATGATCGGAAATCACCCCCGTCTGGAAGCAACGGCATTGCAAACCGTGGGCAGCAAAGGATATGACGGCTTTGTCATAGCACGCGTAATCTGA
- a CDS encoding LysR family transcriptional regulator, which translates to MNLHGLRLFHAVVKHGGITRAAEELSISQPAVSSQLRKFEQELGVTLFVAVGRKREASDAGKQLMEYAERLFKLEQEVDGYVAGIRSGKKGLVRITATYLPSNFLLPAWIARFKQLYEDVELVISTTNTRKAFDELLSYEAEVALYGGSGISQPGVHWDELFEDDMWFVVHPDHRYAGQEVELGDMVAEPFIMREEGSATRERLFSLCSTFNVAAPRIALQFNGLNETISAVKAGYGANFISSLVVKEDVRHGRLARVRVKGVHLKNKLAVCTRAGEKLSPAAQHLVELIRQEAAKLHRKE; encoded by the coding sequence ATGAATCTGCACGGGTTGCGATTGTTTCATGCTGTCGTCAAGCACGGCGGCATTACGAGGGCGGCGGAGGAACTCAGCATTAGCCAACCGGCCGTTTCTTCCCAGCTTCGCAAGTTTGAGCAGGAACTCGGAGTTACGCTTTTTGTTGCCGTAGGCAGAAAGAGGGAGGCCAGCGACGCGGGAAAACAACTGATGGAGTATGCGGAACGGCTGTTCAAGCTGGAGCAGGAAGTGGACGGCTATGTTGCGGGTATTCGCTCAGGCAAAAAGGGACTCGTCCGGATTACGGCAACGTATCTGCCTTCCAATTTTTTGCTGCCAGCCTGGATTGCCCGTTTCAAGCAATTGTACGAAGACGTGGAATTGGTGATCAGCACGACCAACACCCGAAAAGCGTTCGACGAGCTTCTCAGTTATGAAGCCGAAGTAGCGCTGTATGGCGGAAGCGGAATTTCGCAACCAGGCGTGCATTGGGACGAGTTGTTTGAAGACGATATGTGGTTCGTGGTCCATCCGGATCACCGGTATGCCGGGCAGGAGGTGGAACTTGGCGATATGGTGGCAGAGCCGTTCATCATGCGCGAGGAAGGCAGTGCGACGAGGGAGCGTTTATTTTCCCTGTGCAGTACGTTTAATGTGGCGGCGCCCCGCATCGCGCTGCAGTTCAACGGACTCAACGAAACCATCAGTGCTGTCAAAGCGGGGTACGGAGCCAATTTCATATCTTCACTGGTGGTGAAGGAGGATGTGAGGCACGGGAGGCTGGCCCGCGTGCGGGTAAAGGGCGTACATTTGAAAAACAAACTGGCCGTCTGTACCCGGGCCGGGGAGAAGCTGTCTCCCGCCGCCCAACATCTCGTGGAACTGATCCGGCAGGAGGCAGCCAAGCTGCATCGGAAAGAGTGA
- a CDS encoding YoaK family protein: MSRTAQQKFALLSLCMAAGMADVIGYLGLGHVLTANMTGNIVLLGIAIAHAQEIVVIRSLLALAGFIAGNAFAAKLIGPGQSGWSKRVTRVLIAESLLLLFFAIVMMTHFSTHWPGLVIVVLGAAMGMQTTAARKIGMAGISTTVLTNNLAAVVEDAANMFRRFGKVDRETARNRLSGDDSLRVMAVAIYLTGVIIAAFLFHHVPKAAVWLPVLLVGGVAIRARTGFGSDRRQPSGSGN, from the coding sequence ATGTCCCGAACGGCTCAGCAAAAATTCGCTCTATTATCCCTATGTATGGCAGCCGGGATGGCTGACGTTATCGGTTATCTTGGACTTGGACACGTGCTCACGGCAAACATGACAGGCAACATCGTGCTGCTCGGCATCGCGATTGCCCATGCCCAGGAAATCGTCGTGATCCGCTCCCTGCTCGCTTTGGCAGGTTTTATCGCAGGCAACGCATTTGCGGCAAAATTGATCGGTCCGGGCCAAAGCGGCTGGTCCAAACGCGTTACGCGTGTATTGATCGCGGAAAGCCTGCTGCTGCTTTTCTTTGCGATCGTTATGATGACTCACTTCAGCACGCACTGGCCGGGTCTGGTCATTGTTGTGCTCGGCGCAGCCATGGGCATGCAGACGACGGCAGCCCGCAAAATCGGCATGGCCGGCATTTCGACGACGGTGCTGACCAACAATTTGGCTGCGGTCGTCGAAGACGCGGCCAACATGTTCCGGCGTTTCGGCAAGGTGGACAGAGAGACTGCGCGAAACCGTCTGTCAGGAGACGACAGCCTGCGCGTTATGGCCGTAGCCATTTATTTGACAGGCGTCATCATCGCAGCATTTTTGTTCCACCATGTTCCGAAAGCGGCAGTCTGGCTGCCCGTTCTGCTCGTCGGCGGCGTTGCGATCCGGGCCCGAACGGGCTTTGGCTCGGATCGGCGGCAACCATCCGGTTCGGGCAACTAA
- a CDS encoding GTP pyrophosphokinase family protein — protein sequence MNAPNPIDQFKKFKYEITRFMMIYKFALDQMETKIEVLKEEFQSLHDYSPIEHTKSRLKSPESIMNKMFRKNHELTFESIKKNIKDIAGVRITCSFISDIYRIKDMLCNQSDLRVLEVKDYIKNPKPNGYQSLHLLVEIPVYMSNGEERACVEIQIRTIAMDFWASLEHKIFYKYNKEVPERLLKELKSAADSANALDQQMERLHNEIQEIKDAESERDEEQMRRIIINNQQFTLPSNLLRLLGDGE from the coding sequence ATGAACGCTCCAAATCCGATTGACCAGTTCAAGAAGTTTAAATACGAAATTACGAGATTTATGATGATCTATAAATTCGCCCTGGATCAGATGGAAACGAAAATCGAGGTGCTGAAGGAAGAATTCCAGTCGCTGCATGACTACAGCCCGATTGAGCACACCAAGTCCAGACTGAAATCGCCAGAGAGCATCATGAACAAAATGTTCCGCAAAAATCATGAGCTGACGTTCGAGAGCATCAAAAAGAACATCAAGGACATTGCGGGGGTGCGCATTACCTGCTCGTTCATTTCCGACATTTACCGGATCAAAGATATGTTATGCAACCAAAGCGATCTGCGCGTGCTGGAAGTAAAGGATTACATCAAAAACCCGAAACCGAACGGCTACCAAAGCTTGCACCTGCTGGTGGAAATTCCGGTCTATATGTCCAACGGGGAAGAGCGCGCCTGCGTGGAAATCCAGATTCGTACCATCGCCATGGATTTCTGGGCCAGCCTGGAGCACAAAATTTTTTATAAATACAACAAAGAAGTGCCCGAGCGTCTGCTCAAGGAACTGAAAAGCGCGGCCGATTCGGCGAATGCCCTGGATCAACAGATGGAACGGCTGCATAACGAAATCCAGGAGATCAAGGATGCCGAGAGCGAACGCGACGAAGAACAGATGCGGCGCATCATCATCAACAATCAGCAGTTTACGCTGCCTTCCAATTTGCTGAGATTGCTCGGAGACGGGGAATAG